A stretch of the Haloarcula ordinaria genome encodes the following:
- a CDS encoding rhomboid family intramembrane serine protease: MRRRLSDSPTLVTLSVLVAVFAGQQALGLFVRQRALLALSNPLLVQPWTLVTSVYAHTSLSHLVANALMLALVGLLVERQTTRGRFHLFFLGTGMLSGVSQVTVAAVLAPIVPWMSANGSVIGASGAIFALFGYLLASNRLTETVVAGFELAPRTQLALAGLFAVGITLATATPGVALIAHFTGLLLGVLSGRGHLLRPP; encoded by the coding sequence ATGCGTCGTCGTCTCTCCGACAGTCCCACGCTGGTCACGCTGTCGGTGCTCGTCGCCGTCTTCGCCGGCCAGCAGGCGCTTGGCCTGTTCGTCCGCCAGCGCGCGCTGCTCGCCCTCTCGAATCCGCTGCTGGTCCAGCCCTGGACGCTCGTCACCAGCGTCTACGCCCACACGAGCCTGTCACACCTGGTGGCCAACGCACTCATGCTCGCGCTGGTCGGGCTGCTCGTGGAGCGCCAGACGACCCGTGGCCGGTTCCACCTCTTCTTCCTCGGTACCGGGATGCTCTCGGGCGTCTCGCAGGTCACGGTCGCTGCTGTCCTCGCACCGATAGTCCCCTGGATGTCGGCGAACGGCAGCGTCATCGGCGCCAGCGGCGCGATATTCGCGCTCTTTGGCTACCTGCTCGCCTCGAACCGACTCACTGAGACGGTCGTCGCGGGGTTCGAACTCGCCCCGCGGACCCAGCTGGCGCTGGCCGGCCTGTTCGCGGTCGGGATAACGCTCGCGACGGCGACGCCGGGCGTCGCCCTCATCGCACACTTCACCGGACTGTTGCTGGGCGTGCTCTCCGGCCGCGGGCATCTGCTCCGCCCACCCTGA
- a CDS encoding helix-turn-helix domain-containing protein, with product MSDMTELQREIILTARDHPRATQKEIAQMCDCSSSYVSNVLNRYDSVDAFHAELNTMTGIEPIQPTQDMKPPVWLEESEPLVNDEEFDEAVEQGMVILGQSLKRGYKGLKTLIRKVSN from the coding sequence ATGTCCGATATGACAGAGTTGCAGCGCGAAATAATACTCACCGCAAGAGACCATCCGCGAGCGACACAGAAGGAGATTGCACAGATGTGTGATTGCTCCTCATCATATGTCAGTAATGTCCTGAACCGATACGATTCGGTCGACGCGTTCCACGCAGAATTGAACACCATGACAGGAATCGAACCTATCCAACCGACTCAAGACATGAAACCCCCTGTTTGGCTCGAAGAATCGGAACCGCTAGTCAATGACGAAGAATTTGACGAAGCGGTAGAGCAGGGAATGGTAATTCTCGGACAATCACTCAAGCGCGGGTACAAGGGTCTGAAGACGCTGATTCGGAAAGTTAGCAACTAA
- a CDS encoding NAD+ synthase, with product MAEADSVVRADRPLDLTFSEAELEAHREHITEFIRGQLDAAGVERAVMGLSGGIDSTLVSHLAVEALGADAVHGLVMPSEVNRAENMSDAERVAEELLGIEYDVVEINPLVDAFLDAYPDAAGDQLAVGNLRVRCRAVLNYLVANHEDALVLGTGNRSEALVGYYTKYGDGAVDCHPIAGLYKQQVRQLARHVGVPDDLAAKTASAEMWAGQTDADEMGMDYDTLDAILALHVDGGVPKAATAEHIGVDASLVEQVVGMYESSAHKRAMPPGPEPLY from the coding sequence ATGGCAGAAGCCGATTCGGTCGTCCGGGCCGACAGACCACTGGACCTGACGTTCTCCGAGGCCGAGCTCGAGGCGCACCGCGAGCACATCACCGAGTTCATCCGCGGGCAGCTCGACGCGGCGGGCGTCGAGCGTGCGGTCATGGGTCTCTCGGGCGGTATCGACAGCACGCTGGTCTCCCACCTGGCGGTCGAGGCGCTCGGCGCCGACGCCGTTCACGGCCTCGTCATGCCCAGCGAGGTCAACCGCGCGGAGAACATGAGCGACGCCGAACGGGTGGCCGAGGAACTGCTCGGCATCGAGTACGACGTCGTCGAGATCAACCCCCTTGTCGACGCGTTCCTCGACGCCTACCCCGACGCTGCGGGTGACCAGCTGGCCGTCGGCAACCTGCGGGTGCGCTGTCGGGCGGTCCTGAACTACCTCGTCGCCAACCACGAGGACGCGCTGGTGCTGGGGACCGGCAACCGCAGCGAGGCGCTGGTGGGCTACTACACGAAGTACGGCGACGGCGCCGTCGACTGCCATCCCATCGCCGGCCTGTACAAACAGCAGGTCCGGCAACTCGCGCGCCACGTCGGGGTCCCCGACGACCTCGCGGCAAAGACGGCCAGCGCCGAGATGTGGGCCGGCCAGACCGACGCCGACGAGATGGGGATGGACTACGACACGCTCGACGCGATTCTCGCACTCCACGTCGACGGCGGCGTCCCGAAGGCAGCGACGGCCGAGCACATCGGCGTCGACGCGTCGCTCGTCGAGCAGGTCGTCGGGATGTACGAGTCGAGCGCGCACAAACGCGCGATGCCGCCGGGGCCCGAACCGCTGTACTGA
- a CDS encoding enoyl-CoA hydratase/isomerase family protein yields MIRTTSDGDVCEIRLDRPEQRNALTRAGLTALETAVEDATAPVLYLSGAGPAFCAGADLDVVRSLDAKEADAFAALGQRVARTLATYDGAVVAGIDGAARGGGVELALACDLRVATPDATLAETGVKLGLFGAWGGTARLPAVVGQGEALDLALSGRTVDAETALRMGLVSRVTDDPREVADELASVDHAALKRVKTLVRDDAPMATTEQREREAFADLVGDADL; encoded by the coding sequence ATGATACGGACGACGAGCGACGGGGACGTCTGTGAGATACGCCTCGACCGCCCCGAGCAGCGCAATGCGCTCACCCGAGCGGGGCTGACAGCCCTGGAGACGGCCGTCGAGGACGCCACCGCTCCCGTGCTCTACCTCTCCGGGGCCGGACCGGCGTTCTGTGCCGGAGCGGACCTTGACGTCGTCCGGTCGCTCGACGCGAAGGAGGCGGACGCGTTCGCTGCGCTCGGCCAGCGGGTGGCACGCACACTGGCGACCTACGACGGGGCCGTCGTCGCGGGCATCGACGGCGCCGCCCGCGGCGGCGGCGTCGAGCTGGCGCTGGCCTGTGACCTCCGCGTCGCCACGCCCGACGCGACGTTGGCGGAGACGGGCGTGAAACTCGGCCTGTTCGGAGCCTGGGGCGGAACGGCGCGCCTCCCGGCGGTCGTCGGCCAAGGCGAGGCGCTCGACCTCGCGCTCTCCGGGCGTACCGTCGACGCCGAGACGGCACTGCGGATGGGGCTGGTCTCCCGGGTGACCGACGACCCGCGGGAGGTCGCCGACGAACTGGCGAGCGTCGACCACGCCGCGCTCAAGCGGGTGAAAACGCTGGTCCGCGACGACGCGCCGATGGCGACCACCGAACAACGCGAGCGAGAGGCCTTCGCCGACCTCGTGGGCGACGCCGACCTGTGA
- a CDS encoding universal stress protein, whose translation MAHHVLVPVDGSQQAETAFRYALDEHPESTLTLLHVCNPVAMLAYSDDDYFDVDSYQADLRRQRERGDRILEELAADAAERGIEVETVVRSGKPARQILEVADERAVDHVVMGSHGRSGVGRVVFGSVAEAVTRRATVPVTIIR comes from the coding sequence ATGGCACACCACGTCCTCGTTCCCGTCGACGGGTCACAACAGGCGGAGACGGCGTTCCGGTACGCCCTCGACGAACACCCGGAGTCGACGCTGACGCTCCTGCACGTCTGCAATCCAGTCGCCATGCTGGCCTACAGCGACGACGACTACTTCGACGTGGACAGTTACCAGGCTGATTTGCGACGACAGCGCGAGCGGGGCGACCGGATTCTCGAGGAACTCGCCGCCGACGCGGCCGAACGCGGTATCGAGGTCGAAACGGTCGTCAGGTCCGGCAAGCCCGCCAGGCAGATTCTGGAAGTGGCTGACGAGCGAGCCGTCGACCACGTCGTGATGGGGAGCCACGGCCGCTCCGGCGTTGGCCGGGTGGTCTTCGGAAGCGTCGCCGAGGCGGTGACCCGACGGGCGACCGTCCCGGTGACGATTATCCGATAG
- a CDS encoding ribonuclease H-like domain-containing protein — protein MRVENSFIGVDGVGEQTERSIWEQGVTHWDDFEPRVVGGKRGDRIASFIDEGRDRLATADVGFFNGAFPSGERWRLYQTFPDQTCFFDIETTGLDQHRNQVTTVSLHQDGDTRTLVAGDDLTAANLRAAFADADLLVTFNGKRFDVPFLEANFDVDLQRPHLDLMYTCKQLGLSGGLKQVEQDVGIERDRPDISGRDAVRLWREHEQGRDGALDTLVSYNREDTVNLRTLADEVTRQLDDERFVN, from the coding sequence GTGCGCGTCGAGAACAGTTTCATCGGAGTGGACGGCGTCGGCGAGCAGACCGAGCGGTCCATCTGGGAGCAGGGCGTCACCCACTGGGACGACTTCGAACCGCGCGTCGTCGGCGGCAAGCGTGGCGACCGCATCGCGTCGTTCATCGACGAGGGCCGTGACCGCCTCGCGACGGCGGACGTCGGCTTCTTCAACGGCGCCTTCCCCAGCGGGGAGCGGTGGCGGCTCTACCAGACGTTCCCGGACCAGACCTGCTTTTTCGACATCGAGACGACGGGGCTGGACCAGCATCGCAACCAGGTCACGACAGTGAGCCTGCACCAAGACGGCGACACCCGAACGCTCGTGGCCGGGGACGACCTCACGGCGGCGAACCTCCGGGCGGCCTTCGCCGACGCCGACCTCCTGGTGACGTTCAACGGCAAGCGCTTCGACGTCCCGTTCCTGGAGGCGAACTTCGACGTCGACCTCCAGCGACCCCACCTCGACCTGATGTACACGTGCAAGCAGCTCGGCCTCTCGGGCGGGTTGAAGCAGGTCGAGCAGGACGTCGGCATCGAGCGCGACCGACCGGACATCTCCGGGCGCGACGCCGTCCGTCTCTGGCGGGAGCACGAACAGGGCCGGGACGGCGCGCTCGACACGCTCGTCTCCTACAACCGCGAGGACACGGTGAACCTCCGGACGCTCGCCGACGAAGTGACCCGACAGCTCGACGACGAGCGGTTCGTCAACTGA
- a CDS encoding HIT family protein, with protein MDDCIFCKIVDGDIPSRTVYEDDDVLAFLDANPLAPGHTLVIPKAHHERLNDLPADIGSNVFAALHDLTPAVEDAVDAPASTVAFNNGEAAGQEVPHVHGHIVPRFESDGGRPIHALVSDRPDLSDEELDDIAATIAGE; from the coding sequence ATGGACGACTGCATCTTCTGTAAAATCGTCGACGGCGACATCCCCAGCCGCACGGTCTACGAGGACGACGACGTGCTCGCCTTCCTGGACGCCAACCCGCTCGCGCCGGGCCACACGCTCGTCATCCCGAAGGCCCACCACGAGCGGCTGAACGACCTGCCGGCGGATATCGGCAGCAACGTCTTCGCCGCACTCCACGATCTCACGCCGGCCGTCGAGGACGCCGTCGACGCCCCCGCGAGCACCGTCGCGTTCAACAACGGCGAGGCGGCGGGCCAGGAGGTCCCCCACGTCCACGGCCACATCGTCCCACGCTTCGAGTCCGACGGTGGCCGCCCCATCCACGCGCTCGTCAGCGACCGGCCGGACCTGAGCGACGAGGAACTCGACGACATCGCTGCTACCATCGCCGGCGAGTAG
- a CDS encoding DUF3105 domain-containing protein — protein sequence MVDCDYCSEAFEDEDGYLSHLAAEHEGELGSIDKRRVAQHTSDDGDGFPVVLVAVGVVVALGAALAVYLTVSSDGPAVSGIEGQSLDERGDSDLLTDVESFPNQGNEHVQRGTDVQYAQMPPLSGPHYTGTVDAGFYAEEQALGDLVHTLEHGAVIVYYDPAALTNESEESLETFASIHTGTWRSVVVVPNPTDDPEADYVLTAWRHRLYVDQYDAETVHAFLSEYLGRGPENPVR from the coding sequence ATGGTCGATTGCGACTACTGCTCGGAGGCTTTCGAAGACGAAGACGGCTACCTCTCTCATCTGGCGGCCGAACACGAGGGGGAGCTGGGGTCGATAGACAAGCGCCGGGTCGCACAGCACACGAGCGACGACGGCGACGGCTTCCCGGTGGTCCTGGTCGCCGTCGGCGTCGTGGTGGCACTCGGAGCGGCGCTGGCGGTGTATCTCACCGTCAGCAGCGACGGCCCGGCGGTCAGCGGCATCGAGGGCCAGTCACTCGACGAGCGGGGCGACAGCGACCTGCTCACCGACGTCGAGTCGTTCCCGAACCAGGGTAACGAACACGTCCAGCGGGGCACCGACGTCCAGTACGCCCAGATGCCGCCGCTGTCGGGCCCACACTACACCGGGACGGTCGATGCGGGGTTCTACGCGGAAGAACAGGCCCTCGGCGACCTCGTCCACACGCTCGAACACGGCGCGGTCATCGTCTACTACGACCCGGCGGCGCTGACCAACGAGTCCGAGGAGAGCCTGGAGACGTTCGCCTCGATCCACACCGGGACGTGGCGCAGCGTCGTCGTCGTCCCGAACCCCACCGACGACCCCGAGGCCGACTACGTGCTGACGGCCTGGCGTCACCGCCTGTACGTGGACCAGTACGACGCCGAGACGGTCCACGCCTTCCTCTCTGAGTACCTCGGTCGCGGCCCCGAAAATCCGGTTCGGTAA
- a CDS encoding heavy-metal-associated domain-containing protein gives MGTRTLSVEGMACDGCEAAVEDALEQLEGVDAATADESVDEVVVETSGDVDEHALAEAIAEAGYELVA, from the coding sequence ATGGGAACGCGAACGCTCTCGGTCGAGGGAATGGCCTGTGACGGCTGTGAGGCGGCCGTCGAAGACGCGCTCGAACAGCTGGAGGGCGTCGACGCGGCGACCGCCGACGAAAGCGTCGACGAGGTCGTCGTCGAGACGAGCGGCGACGTCGACGAGCACGCACTGGCCGAGGCCATCGCCGAGGCGGGCTACGAACTCGTCGCCTGA
- a CDS encoding GIY-YIG nuclease family protein, giving the protein MTGGTYTLVLQRSREAVVEVGALGEHRFPSGWYAYTGSALGTGGFSRVDRHRAVATGENDTRHWHVDYLLGEAATRVVTVVTTAADVECAVARRIDEALGAGGQFDGFGCSDCGCRSHLAFDGDEETVLTAVRQSHDAVGETT; this is encoded by the coding sequence GTGACCGGGGGGACGTACACGCTCGTGCTCCAGCGCTCACGCGAGGCCGTCGTCGAGGTCGGCGCGCTCGGCGAGCACCGGTTCCCGTCGGGGTGGTACGCCTACACCGGGAGCGCACTGGGGACCGGCGGGTTCAGCCGCGTCGACCGACACCGGGCGGTCGCCACCGGCGAGAACGATACCCGCCACTGGCACGTCGACTACCTGCTGGGTGAGGCGGCGACCCGGGTCGTGACGGTCGTGACGACGGCGGCCGACGTCGAGTGTGCGGTCGCCCGGCGCATCGACGAGGCGCTCGGAGCCGGGGGACAGTTCGACGGCTTCGGCTGTTCGGACTGTGGCTGTCGCTCGCATCTAGCGTTCGACGGCGACGAAGAGACCGTGCTGACGGCCGTGCGACAGAGCCACGATGCGGTCGGCGAGACGACCTAG
- a CDS encoding DUF7114 family protein, translating into MQEVAAVRRAALAAVDDVEPDRFRDRITDRLSDAPLTPGVLTLVSARAARDGPADFDDGLTGRAAGVQLIYEGLTLTRRLAQDDPWDGGDRDAADLDILVADVLVSRGFYLLARSEAAEAAVDVVRSFGHDQTVRESTGDASLDENLETDICELAVVAGVTAAGVTPTPSLREYASRLAADGLPENAWILGEEVGDALGTRTNPDYGPDSTEAAADH; encoded by the coding sequence ATGCAGGAAGTCGCGGCGGTTCGCCGAGCAGCCCTGGCCGCGGTGGACGACGTCGAGCCCGACCGGTTCCGCGACCGGATTACCGACCGCCTCTCCGATGCCCCGCTCACGCCCGGCGTGCTGACCCTGGTCAGCGCGCGGGCCGCCCGCGACGGGCCGGCCGATTTCGACGACGGTCTCACCGGCCGTGCCGCCGGCGTCCAGCTCATCTACGAGGGGCTCACCCTCACCCGCCGCCTGGCACAGGACGACCCCTGGGACGGTGGCGACCGCGACGCCGCCGACCTGGATATCCTCGTCGCCGACGTGCTCGTCTCGCGTGGTTTCTACCTCCTCGCCCGGAGCGAGGCCGCCGAGGCCGCCGTCGACGTCGTCCGGTCGTTCGGCCACGACCAGACCGTCCGGGAGTCCACCGGCGACGCCTCCCTCGACGAGAACCTGGAGACGGACATCTGCGAACTGGCCGTCGTCGCTGGCGTCACCGCCGCCGGGGTCACCCCCACCCCATCGCTCCGTGAGTACGCGAGTCGGCTCGCCGCCGACGGCCTCCCCGAGAACGCCTGGATTCTCGGCGAGGAGGTCGGCGACGCACTCGGCACCCGGACCAACCCGGACTACGGTCCCGACAGCACCGAGGCCGCCGCCGACCACTGA
- a CDS encoding uracil-DNA glycosylase, giving the protein MEVPDLDSRNALADDCRRCPELHESRQCISWGNGPLSADVVVVGEAPAEGNPDADKWRGGNLTGMAYTSRQSGRKIRQVLADAGFGPSRAYYTNAVKCHPPENRDPTDEELTNCRPYLVEEVGTVAPMAVLTTGKHATRTVLALDDESLDGFLDSVLEPRRSEALGVPVVPLLHPSYQKVWLSRLGYSYEGYVRAIIETVTDRADE; this is encoded by the coding sequence ATGGAGGTTCCCGACCTCGACAGTCGCAACGCACTCGCCGACGACTGTCGTCGCTGTCCCGAACTTCACGAGAGCCGTCAGTGCATCTCCTGGGGGAACGGCCCGCTTTCCGCCGACGTGGTCGTAGTCGGCGAGGCCCCGGCTGAGGGCAACCCCGACGCCGACAAATGGCGGGGCGGCAACCTGACCGGGATGGCTTACACCTCCCGCCAGTCGGGCCGGAAGATTCGGCAGGTACTCGCCGACGCCGGGTTCGGGCCCAGCCGGGCCTACTACACGAACGCGGTGAAGTGCCATCCGCCGGAGAACCGGGACCCGACCGACGAGGAACTGACGAACTGCCGGCCCTACCTGGTCGAGGAGGTCGGGACCGTGGCACCGATGGCGGTGCTCACGACCGGGAAACACGCGACCAGGACGGTGCTCGCGCTGGACGACGAGTCGCTGGACGGCTTTCTCGACAGCGTGCTCGAACCACGCCGGAGCGAGGCGCTGGGCGTGCCTGTGGTGCCGCTGTTGCACCCGAGTTACCAGAAGGTCTGGCTGTCTCGTCTCGGCTATTCCTACGAGGGATACGTCAGAGCTATCATCGAGACAGTTACCGATAGAGCAGACGAGTAA
- a CDS encoding glutamate-5-semialdehyde dehydrogenase, translating to MTETTEQQVEAAQAAALRLANVDAAERDAALGAIADAIRENSEAILEANDEDVAAAEELLAEGEYTQALVDRLKLDEGKLESIAEMVESVAEQTDPLGETLAARELDEDLELYKVAVPIGVVGTIFESRPDALVQIAALALKSGNAVILKGGSEASESNRVLYETIMEATGALPDGWATLIEAHEEVDRLLEMDDKVDLVMPRGSSEFVSYIQDNTQIPVLGHTEGVCHVYVDDEADLEMAEDVAFDAKVQYPAVCNAVETLLVNEAVADAFLPGMVDRYEDAGVTLRGDATTREVVDIDPATDEDWATEYGDLELSIKVVSDVYEAVEHANTFGSKHTESILTENPDHAETFMTGIDAASVFHNASTRFADGYRYGLGAEVGISTGKIHARGPVGLEGLTTYKYYLEGDGQLVASYAGEDALPFTHQEFDGEWHPGHLADE from the coding sequence ATGACTGAGACGACCGAACAGCAGGTCGAGGCCGCACAGGCTGCAGCCTTACGGCTCGCCAACGTCGACGCCGCCGAGCGCGACGCGGCGCTCGGGGCCATCGCCGACGCCATCCGCGAGAACAGCGAGGCCATCCTCGAAGCCAACGACGAGGACGTCGCGGCCGCCGAGGAGCTGCTCGCCGAGGGCGAGTACACGCAGGCGCTGGTCGACCGGCTCAAGCTCGACGAGGGGAAACTCGAGAGCATCGCCGAGATGGTCGAGTCCGTCGCCGAGCAGACCGACCCGCTGGGCGAGACGCTCGCCGCCCGCGAACTCGACGAGGACCTCGAACTGTACAAGGTCGCGGTCCCCATCGGCGTCGTCGGGACCATCTTCGAGTCCCGGCCCGACGCCCTGGTCCAGATCGCCGCCCTCGCGCTGAAGTCGGGTAACGCCGTCATCCTCAAGGGCGGCAGCGAGGCCAGCGAGTCCAACCGCGTGCTCTACGAGACCATCATGGAGGCCACCGGGGCTCTCCCCGACGGCTGGGCGACGCTCATCGAGGCTCACGAGGAAGTGGACCGCCTGCTGGAGATGGACGACAAGGTGGACCTGGTGATGCCGCGTGGCTCCTCGGAGTTCGTCTCCTACATCCAGGACAACACCCAGATTCCGGTGCTTGGTCACACGGAAGGGGTCTGTCACGTCTACGTCGACGACGAGGCCGACCTCGAGATGGCCGAGGACGTCGCCTTCGACGCGAAGGTGCAGTACCCAGCCGTCTGTAATGCCGTCGAGACGCTCCTCGTGAACGAGGCCGTCGCCGACGCGTTCCTCCCGGGCATGGTCGACCGGTACGAAGACGCCGGCGTGACCCTCCGTGGCGACGCCACCACCCGCGAGGTGGTCGACATCGACCCCGCGACCGACGAGGACTGGGCGACGGAGTACGGCGACCTGGAACTGTCCATCAAGGTCGTCTCGGACGTCTACGAGGCTGTCGAGCACGCCAACACCTTCGGCTCGAAGCACACCGAGTCCATCCTCACGGAGAACCCCGACCACGCCGAGACGTTCATGACCGGCATCGACGCCGCCAGCGTCTTCCACAACGCCTCGACGCGCTTCGCCGACGGCTACCGCTACGGGCTGGGTGCCGAGGTCGGCATCTCGACGGGCAAGATCCACGCCCGCGGCCCCGTCGGCCTCGAAGGCCTGACCACCTACAAGTACTACCTGGAGGGCGACGGCCAGCTCGTGGCCTCCTACGCCGGGGAGGACGCCCTGCCGTTCACGCACCAGGAGTTCGACGGCGAGTGGCACCCCGGCCACCTGGCCGACGAGTAG
- a CDS encoding restriction endonuclease translates to MTADRTQGVKQSLSSIDPYQFENFVADLWEHRGWDSEVTSKSQDAGIDVLVEKSEPFNQTQVIQAKRNAPDNKVSSSDIQQYASLQHQVPEADTVIVVTTSEFSAPANNRASVLNVKLVNGDTLLRIIDELDAYDLVEDYTGNTAEGTVQEQETEEDIESVDVVDNSEVQADDEMSTSEAIFAVLQGLVALGIVLFIVFLIIRTLFL, encoded by the coding sequence ATGACTGCGGACCGAACTCAAGGAGTCAAGCAATCACTATCTTCTATAGATCCATACCAATTCGAAAATTTCGTTGCTGACCTGTGGGAGCACCGGGGCTGGGATTCAGAAGTTACCTCGAAGTCACAAGATGCAGGGATTGACGTACTTGTAGAGAAATCAGAACCGTTCAATCAGACCCAGGTAATTCAGGCGAAAAGAAACGCACCAGATAACAAGGTGTCTTCGTCAGACATCCAACAGTATGCGTCACTCCAGCATCAAGTCCCTGAGGCCGATACAGTAATTGTCGTTACGACGAGTGAGTTCTCCGCTCCCGCCAACAACCGGGCTTCGGTGCTTAACGTCAAGTTAGTCAACGGAGACACGCTATTACGGATAATTGATGAACTTGACGCCTACGACCTTGTAGAGGATTACACGGGTAACACTGCAGAAGGAACAGTGCAAGAACAAGAGACCGAGGAAGATATCGAATCTGTAGATGTTGTTGATAACAGTGAAGTACAAGCAGACGACGAAATGTCTACGTCCGAAGCGATTTTTGCAGTCCTTCAAGGATTAGTTGCTCTCGGAATTGTCCTCTTTATTGTATTTTTAATTATTAGAACGCTTTTCCTCTAA
- a CDS encoding acyl-CoA thioesterase: MPSISHTHIVNRMRVQPTHANNYDSAHGGIVMKWMDEIGAMAAMRAARESCVTAQMSRVDFERPIPIGDNALVDAYAYETGRTSVKVHIQVEREHPHTGETEATTSAYATFVAIEDGKPTPVPDLTVETDECERLRAMALDDEPDEQ; this comes from the coding sequence ATGCCGAGTATCTCACATACGCACATCGTCAACCGGATGCGCGTCCAGCCGACCCACGCCAACAACTACGACAGCGCTCACGGAGGTATCGTGATGAAGTGGATGGACGAGATCGGCGCGATGGCGGCGATGCGGGCCGCCCGCGAGTCCTGTGTCACCGCCCAGATGTCCCGGGTCGACTTCGAGCGCCCCATCCCCATCGGCGACAACGCGCTGGTCGACGCCTACGCCTACGAGACGGGACGGACGAGCGTCAAGGTCCACATCCAGGTCGAACGCGAACACCCCCACACCGGCGAGACGGAGGCGACGACGAGCGCGTACGCGACGTTCGTCGCCATCGAAGACGGGAAACCGACGCCGGTGCCCGACCTCACCGTCGAAACCGACGAATGCGAGCGACTGCGTGCGATGGCGCTGGACGACGAGCCCGACGAACAGTAG
- a CDS encoding ParA family protein codes for MGVSTLALVGATGGAGTTTVAVELAATLARAGRSVTVVDAAFATQGLSTYVSGRIDGDVTAVATGEIPVEEALYDLGLGTDGQVLAVPAHAPFERLARAKAPEHAQRLESMVADLGDRVDHVLLDVPPVAANQAVAAVTTADRRALVAPATQRGADLLPRQRGRLHDLDAPADHVVSTRTDADGAVTVEDADHDLPVATDRGDGPAALNPETAFAPAVAELAEATLDVSLSLEFPDGGWL; via the coding sequence ATGGGGGTTTCGACACTCGCACTCGTTGGCGCGACGGGCGGTGCAGGGACGACTACGGTCGCAGTGGAGCTGGCGGCGACGCTGGCCCGAGCCGGCCGGTCGGTCACCGTGGTCGACGCCGCGTTCGCCACGCAGGGGCTCTCGACGTACGTCTCGGGGCGAATCGACGGTGACGTGACGGCCGTGGCCACGGGAGAGATACCGGTCGAAGAGGCGCTGTACGACCTGGGCCTCGGGACGGACGGGCAGGTCCTCGCCGTGCCGGCTCACGCACCCTTCGAGCGTCTGGCCCGCGCGAAGGCACCCGAGCACGCACAGCGACTCGAATCGATGGTCGCGGACCTCGGGGACAGGGTCGACCACGTCCTGCTGGACGTCCCGCCGGTAGCCGCGAACCAGGCCGTGGCCGCGGTCACGACGGCGGACCGACGAGCGCTGGTCGCTCCGGCAACGCAGCGGGGGGCCGACCTGCTCCCGCGACAGCGGGGTCGCCTGCACGACCTCGACGCGCCGGCAGACCACGTGGTCTCGACGCGGACCGACGCCGACGGCGCAGTCACTGTCGAAGACGCTGACCACGACCTGCCGGTCGCCACCGACCGGGGGGACGGACCGGCCGCGCTGAACCCGGAGACCGCCTTCGCGCCAGCCGTGGCCGAACTGGCCGAGGCGACGCTTGACGTGTCGCTCTCGCTCGAGTTCCCGGACGGGGGGTGGCTCTAG
- a CDS encoding universal stress protein, translated as MTDFLVATSSVHVTAAAADYLAERADPEEDSVVVVGVREPDAPARDAGDAVNVARSRLATLVPATELRDGDPLEELLAAIEEHDPDEVLVGAHRGTADSDGVGATAQALLARVDRPVVVVPLPTL; from the coding sequence ATGACCGACTTTCTCGTCGCCACGTCGTCGGTCCACGTGACCGCGGCGGCGGCCGACTACCTGGCGGAGCGCGCCGACCCCGAGGAGGATTCCGTCGTCGTCGTGGGCGTCCGCGAACCGGACGCCCCTGCACGCGACGCCGGCGACGCCGTCAACGTCGCCCGCTCCCGACTTGCGACACTGGTGCCCGCGACGGAGCTACGCGACGGCGACCCCCTCGAAGAACTGCTCGCCGCCATCGAGGAACACGACCCCGACGAGGTCCTCGTGGGCGCCCACCGTGGCACCGCCGACAGCGACGGCGTCGGAGCGACGGCCCAGGCGCTGCTCGCGCGGGTCGACCGACCGGTCGTCGTCGTCCCGCTCCCGACCCTCTAG